The following proteins are co-located in the Parafannyhessea umbonata genome:
- a CDS encoding HAD family hydrolase translates to MIKLVLCDMDGTLKPFGRDRVSGRSVRAIHELRAAGIQFGPATGREAVDLYPFFDGDESCFATGILANGKQVYVDGELVLERPLDLPALKRLEAYCLDNPDFALVVYAPAGEKCGRPTADVILSGTTERDVEAYGQRTGLTVSEGRRLGHVPDAKIVTAGFAYMGESAEPMGAIRNDLRERFPEFDFVRPSPQFFDVLPRGWNKATALAPLLERLGITRDEVAFFGDSENDVALMGEVAHSFAVSNASTVARSAARYHIGDAADDSVAKVMEAIARSGGALEIPVGALPR, encoded by the coding sequence ATGATCAAGCTTGTGCTTTGCGACATGGACGGGACCCTGAAGCCGTTTGGGCGCGACCGCGTGTCCGGGCGTTCGGTGAGGGCGATTCACGAGCTGCGGGCCGCGGGCATTCAGTTTGGCCCCGCGACCGGGCGCGAGGCCGTCGACCTGTACCCGTTCTTCGATGGCGACGAAAGCTGCTTTGCCACGGGCATCCTCGCAAACGGCAAGCAGGTGTACGTGGACGGCGAGCTTGTGCTGGAGCGTCCGCTCGACCTGCCCGCGCTGAAGAGGCTGGAGGCGTACTGCCTGGACAACCCGGACTTTGCGCTTGTGGTGTACGCCCCGGCGGGCGAGAAGTGCGGCCGTCCGACCGCGGACGTCATCCTTTCCGGCACGACGGAGCGCGACGTGGAGGCATACGGACAGCGCACGGGGCTTACGGTCTCCGAAGGACGGAGGCTTGGCCACGTGCCCGACGCGAAGATCGTGACGGCGGGGTTTGCCTACATGGGAGAGAGCGCCGAGCCCATGGGGGCCATACGCAACGACCTGCGCGAGCGCTTTCCGGAGTTCGACTTTGTGCGGCCGTCCCCGCAGTTCTTCGACGTGCTGCCGCGTGGGTGGAACAAGGCAACCGCGCTCGCGCCGCTGCTGGAGCGCCTGGGCATCACGCGGGACGAGGTCGCGTTCTTTGGCGACTCGGAGAACGACGTGGCGCTGATGGGGGAGGTCGCGCACTCGTTTGCGGTCTCGAACGCGAGCACGGTCGCACGGAGCGCGGCACGCTACCACATTGGCGACGCGGCGGACGACTCCGTCGCGAAGGTCATGGAGGCGATCGCGAGGTCGGGCGGCGCGCTCGAGATTCCCGTGGGCGCGCTGCCGCGATAG
- a CDS encoding metallophosphoesterase, translating into MATYAFSDVHGHRATLERLLERVSPADDDRIFMLGDMIDRGPDPVGVLRICRELPGATVLMGNHEDLMLTYLEAPEVGMNQVNWEMNGAGTTMDGLSSLPEGERVELLDWVANLPLYAYAFVSGRPYAMVHAGIRPGVPFERAGEKDEAPEAAEDGAYAMGWSDDDLRAMLEAQRPEDLVWIREEFWGQPTGLVGEDGRGPIVIAGHTPTPYLQGMADLPDRLPLDENGLCRMVMVGASAQTGGVADRWDIDCGAAGGAGFGNLLMLRLDDGQETYEPVREGE; encoded by the coding sequence ATGGCAACGTATGCGTTTTCGGACGTGCATGGACACAGGGCGACGCTCGAGCGGCTGCTGGAGCGCGTCTCGCCGGCGGACGATGACCGCATATTCATGCTGGGCGACATGATCGACCGTGGGCCGGACCCCGTGGGGGTGCTGCGCATCTGCCGCGAGCTGCCGGGCGCGACCGTGCTGATGGGCAACCACGAGGACCTGATGCTCACGTACCTGGAGGCGCCGGAGGTGGGCATGAACCAGGTGAACTGGGAAATGAACGGCGCCGGAACAACGATGGACGGGCTTTCCTCCCTGCCGGAGGGCGAGCGCGTGGAGCTTCTGGACTGGGTGGCGAACCTGCCGCTGTACGCGTACGCGTTCGTGTCCGGCCGCCCGTACGCGATGGTGCACGCCGGCATAAGGCCAGGCGTGCCGTTCGAGCGCGCGGGCGAGAAGGACGAGGCGCCCGAGGCAGCGGAGGACGGCGCGTACGCGATGGGGTGGAGCGACGACGACCTGCGCGCCATGCTCGAGGCGCAGCGCCCCGAGGACCTGGTGTGGATCCGCGAGGAGTTCTGGGGCCAGCCAACGGGCCTTGTGGGCGAGGACGGCCGCGGGCCCATCGTGATCGCGGGTCACACGCCCACGCCGTACCTGCAGGGCATGGCCGACCTTCCCGACCGCCTGCCGCTTGACGAGAACGGACTCTGCCGCATGGTCATGGTGGGCGCGAGCGCCCAGACCGGCGGCGTCGCGGACCGCTGGGACATAGACTGCGGCGCGGCGGGCGGCGCCGGCTTCGGCAACCTGCTGATGCTGCGGCTGGACGACGGCCAGGAGACGTACGAGCCCGTGCGCGAGGGGGAGTAG
- a CDS encoding GDSL-type esterase/lipase family protein yields the protein MRLSDMTRGEAPGYALVRADAAALLHGAVRHESELEGWIRPWRFSADQMRAMGSCQAWHPGLYRQMGRATAGVCLEFTTDSSEVAVEVRLDGEPVGTREVLKYVDAREAGQQGTAREAFARQAGAAAPARMHDGLSCEVDGRPLGVRVPAPADDQVTFTLDDPSAAPAEGVMQLPGMGDTHHVRVWLPCLRGCTLRSVVGNGSFIDPVEKRRNLLVLGDSIAQGFVVDDPALAWPTLLAAELGLDVVNQGVGGQVFQPGTLYGLAPAIDPAAVVVALGANYRYEPCRERLVTRDVRSFLGQVARLWEGVPTWVATPLWHDEDAWPSHRMSCFEVVPRLIREQASRFDGMRLVDGAGLLDHDAALMADGFEHPGPAGSRQVARRLGLVMEQASTPQEELRERALSLLAKAPRRTFVLAECLRRGVGSVICARPGCVALREPGGMQMVWATDRELAKDVACALMSDSVTLCLEPSLADDLAGWLGLPVKDPVHLAIYRKKARPRVDAAHPVRPLGPQDLSAVRQRMTHPEFQTDAQTLALLGEGNVLGAFAGDELVGFVGEQTEGSMGMLEVFEDFRRHGWALALESAKICQVLDRGQTPWCEVWPDNVASVRLQRKLGLTVLPATEACFLAKSRGSAPEDAR from the coding sequence ATGAGGCTGAGCGACATGACAAGGGGAGAAGCGCCGGGCTACGCGCTTGTGCGCGCAGACGCCGCCGCCCTTCTGCATGGGGCCGTGCGCCACGAGTCCGAGCTCGAGGGCTGGATACGTCCGTGGCGCTTCTCGGCAGACCAGATGCGCGCCATGGGCAGCTGCCAGGCGTGGCACCCCGGCCTCTACCGGCAGATGGGCCGCGCGACGGCCGGCGTCTGCCTGGAGTTCACGACGGATTCTTCCGAGGTCGCGGTGGAGGTGCGCCTTGACGGCGAGCCCGTGGGTACGCGGGAGGTCCTGAAGTACGTGGATGCGCGCGAGGCGGGGCAGCAGGGGACCGCGCGGGAGGCCTTTGCGCGGCAGGCCGGAGCCGCCGCGCCCGCGCGCATGCACGACGGCCTCTCGTGCGAGGTGGACGGCCGCCCGCTGGGCGTGCGCGTGCCCGCACCCGCGGACGACCAGGTTACGTTTACGCTGGACGATCCCTCGGCCGCACCGGCAGAGGGCGTCATGCAGCTGCCCGGCATGGGCGACACGCACCATGTGCGCGTGTGGCTGCCGTGCCTGCGCGGCTGCACCCTGCGCTCCGTCGTGGGCAACGGCAGCTTCATCGACCCGGTCGAGAAGCGCCGCAACCTCCTGGTGCTGGGAGACTCCATCGCGCAGGGCTTCGTGGTGGACGACCCCGCGCTCGCGTGGCCCACGCTGCTTGCGGCCGAGCTTGGGCTCGACGTCGTGAACCAGGGCGTGGGCGGCCAGGTGTTCCAGCCGGGCACGCTGTACGGCCTTGCGCCCGCCATCGACCCGGCGGCCGTCGTCGTGGCGCTCGGCGCGAACTACCGCTACGAGCCGTGCCGCGAGCGCCTGGTCACGCGGGACGTGCGCTCGTTTCTGGGGCAGGTGGCGCGGCTGTGGGAGGGCGTGCCCACGTGGGTGGCAACGCCGCTGTGGCACGACGAGGACGCGTGGCCGTCGCACCGCATGAGCTGCTTCGAGGTCGTGCCGCGGCTCATCCGCGAGCAGGCGTCGCGCTTCGACGGCATGCGCCTGGTGGACGGCGCCGGCCTGCTCGACCACGATGCGGCCCTCATGGCCGATGGCTTCGAGCATCCCGGCCCCGCGGGATCGAGGCAGGTCGCGCGCAGGCTCGGCCTCGTGATGGAGCAGGCGTCCACGCCGCAGGAAGAGCTGCGCGAGCGGGCGCTTTCGCTTTTGGCAAAGGCGCCGCGCCGCACGTTTGTGCTGGCAGAGTGCCTGCGCCGCGGCGTCGGCAGCGTGATCTGCGCACGGCCCGGCTGCGTGGCGCTTCGCGAGCCCGGCGGCATGCAGATGGTGTGGGCCACGGACCGCGAGCTTGCGAAGGACGTCGCGTGCGCGCTCATGAGCGACTCCGTCACGCTCTGCCTGGAGCCCTCGCTTGCGGACGACCTCGCCGGCTGGCTTGGCCTTCCCGTAAAGGACCCCGTCCACCTGGCCATATACCGCAAGAAGGCACGCCCCAGGGTCGACGCGGCCCATCCGGTGCGGCCGCTTGGCCCCCAGGACCTCTCGGCCGTGCGCCAGCGGATGACGCACCCGGAGTTCCAGACGGACGCCCAGACGCTCGCGCTCCTTGGCGAAGGCAACGTGCTCGGCGCGTTTGCGGGCGACGAGCTCGTGGGTTTCGTGGGCGAGCAGACCGAGGGCTCCATGGGCATGCTCGAGGTGTTCGAGGACTTCCGCCGGCACGGCTGGGCCCTCGCGCTCGAGTCCGCAAAGATCTGCCAGGTGCTCGACCGCGGCCAGACGCCGTGGTGCGAGGTGTGGCCGGACAACGTGGCGTCCGTGCGACTGCAGCGCAAGCTCGGCCTCACGGTGCTTCCCGCGACGGAGGCGTGCTTTCTGGCCAAATCACGCGGCAGCG
- a CDS encoding very short patch repair endonuclease, with protein MVSEATHHVMQANKSKNTKPELKVREALRKAGLSGYRLHWKKAAGKPDICYPGRRVAIFVNGCFWHRCPHCSLPLPKSNVAFWSAKFERNVSRDERDARILVREGWTVLVVWECRLRKASFDATMAELVRQIRLSESQRPSERGRYVDVGSTAPWKLHEARRRARGRARR; from the coding sequence ATGGTGAGCGAGGCCACGCATCACGTGATGCAGGCAAACAAGAGCAAGAACACGAAGCCTGAGCTCAAGGTGAGGGAGGCCCTGCGCAAGGCGGGGCTTTCCGGCTACAGGCTGCACTGGAAGAAGGCGGCGGGCAAGCCGGACATCTGCTACCCGGGCCGCAGGGTCGCCATCTTCGTGAACGGGTGCTTCTGGCACCGCTGCCCGCACTGCTCGCTGCCGCTGCCGAAATCGAACGTGGCGTTCTGGTCGGCGAAGTTCGAGCGCAACGTGAGCCGCGATGAGCGTGACGCGCGCATCCTGGTGCGCGAAGGCTGGACCGTGCTCGTGGTGTGGGAGTGCCGGCTGCGCAAGGCGAGCTTCGACGCGACGATGGCCGAGCTCGTGCGGCAGATTCGCCTGAGCGAGTCGCAGCGGCCGAGCGAGCGCGGGCGCTACGTGGACGTGGGGTCGACGGCGCCGTGGAAGCTGCACGAGGCGCGCAGGCGTGCGCGCGGGCGCGCAAGGCGCTAG
- a CDS encoding MFS transporter yields the protein MAKQKFTRAEKSWIMYDVGNSALVLLATSIIPIYFKSLADGPALVAWSYGETVASLVIALLMPILGSIADMQGMKKKFVVGTVGTGVVATVAMGFPTGAMAFLVIYVISSVMLNTSIVFYDALLVDATTDERMDEVSSQGYAWGYIGSCVPFIACLAIVLTRPFGMSFQSSMQIAFVITAAWWVAFTIPMLRDVEQTHYKPREDHAVSKAFHGIGATLKKIWSDKTLRYFIIAYFFYIDGVHTIIKLSTSYGSDLGIDGTQLVLALLVTQFVAFPSAIAYGKLGRKFGTKTMLLVGIAGYTFITLFAAFFLRSAVEFWFLAIMVGLFQGGIQALSRSEFGKLCPKEHANEYFGFFDIFGKYAAIMGTFIVGTMTALTGSGSLGVFSIVILFVIGFIMMRKVPDRPATQDEE from the coding sequence ATGGCAAAGCAGAAGTTCACAAGGGCCGAGAAGAGCTGGATCATGTACGACGTGGGCAACTCCGCCCTCGTCCTTCTGGCCACGAGCATCATTCCCATCTACTTCAAGTCGCTCGCAGACGGCCCGGCCCTCGTGGCGTGGAGCTACGGCGAGACCGTCGCCTCGCTCGTCATCGCGCTGCTCATGCCGATCCTCGGCAGCATCGCGGACATGCAGGGCATGAAGAAGAAGTTCGTCGTGGGGACCGTCGGGACCGGCGTCGTCGCCACGGTGGCGATGGGATTTCCGACCGGCGCCATGGCTTTTCTCGTCATCTACGTGATCTCCTCCGTCATGCTGAACACGTCCATCGTGTTCTACGACGCGCTCCTGGTGGACGCCACGACGGACGAACGCATGGACGAGGTGTCGAGTCAGGGCTATGCCTGGGGCTACATCGGTAGCTGCGTGCCGTTCATCGCGTGCCTCGCCATCGTTTTGACCAGGCCGTTTGGCATGAGCTTCCAGAGCTCCATGCAGATCGCATTCGTGATCACGGCCGCGTGGTGGGTCGCGTTCACCATCCCCATGCTGAGGGACGTCGAGCAGACGCACTACAAGCCGCGCGAGGACCACGCCGTCTCGAAGGCGTTCCACGGCATCGGTGCCACGCTCAAGAAGATCTGGTCCGACAAGACCCTTCGCTACTTCATCATCGCGTACTTCTTCTACATCGACGGCGTCCACACCATCATCAAGCTCTCGACCAGCTATGGCTCCGACCTTGGCATCGATGGCACCCAGCTCGTCCTCGCTCTTCTCGTCACGCAGTTCGTGGCCTTCCCGTCCGCCATCGCCTACGGCAAGCTCGGCCGCAAGTTCGGCACGAAGACCATGCTGCTCGTGGGAATCGCGGGCTATACGTTCATCACGCTGTTCGCGGCGTTCTTCCTCAGGAGCGCCGTCGAGTTCTGGTTCCTGGCCATCATGGTCGGCCTGTTCCAGGGCGGCATCCAGGCGCTGAGCCGCTCCGAGTTCGGCAAGCTCTGCCCGAAGGAGCACGCGAACGAGTACTTTGGGTTCTTCGACATCTTTGGCAAGTACGCGGCCATCATGGGCACGTTCATCGTCGGCACGATGACGGCGCTCACCGGCTCCGGCTCGCTTGGCGTGTTCTCGATCGTCATCCTCTTCGTCATCGGCTTCATCATGATGCGCAAGGTGCCGGATCGCCCCGCCACGCAGGACGAGGAATAG
- a CDS encoding VWA-like domain-containing protein yields MRDTGAHTAGARRDVDVQALLEAARAAICAQPPRGREALAAVSALAPFAEAVSATEAVDLLERASAFGQVNVLDAVWDAFDGDFAYTGWALALALRCANEDAARDLLSRGVDLLGDFRKPRKLRALMPHEGTFTRFDLTRESPTLFLNNMDHTVSTEVFEPFGGVEQLAGKPYARKTSVANACACVFRLAQDGLFDATAFDDLFRAAVVRAWHALRHPTSRDPQTAEACFGLGRRMLALHRERGMGDANVELVLGNLVVPRADRSVIGFVCKNAPDVFLGRMMALDWLRADVELLSAMVPLLSPGTPAQNAELLRIMAAAGHMPELQTVAAWPHALDPASADAAIQAASAAGHAEAAAWLLARKQGVPAHAATGEKDVRPTAAPHIDSPTVTLSRHAGAAAAPSSYPATTTTPTPTTPGAADGHRFEREDLARRVVDLARGLIVAENPFLASSFALLDLVPVHMGAAFATDGRAVSFDVDQALAAFTATREAPTHDLMHVLVHCLMLHPFVGATVDRAAWDLASDIVAEALAAEVVGPRDNDRGRRIEAALDLIESTLGARVTTERLYHALRRGAFQNARADWQRLFLVDDHASWYPAHSPQSPAQSGAAEKDEGNASEGASQGSGPTDPQAGGSTQAADADASQGAEPAETRRSDPDGSSDRAPQPAASDYRDGVLDGTDAGSRSARQAEEAWRREAKSIRVNLQTLSRKRGSKLGRFVGELEVSTHEQVDYRDFLRQFAVQSEEMRLSDDEFDYVFYTYGLSLYGNMPLVEPLEYRDEKRIRDFVIVIDTSSSVTQDVVQQFVNTTFDVLTSESSFFQKVNVHIIQADQRVQSDTKITSLAELDRWRRDIRLFGFGGTDFRLAFTYVNDLLAAGEFDDLSGLIYFTDGWGIYPDRMPPYKTTFVFYDEDHRPELVPAWAMQITLHPGEFESMSVY; encoded by the coding sequence ATGCGTGACACAGGCGCTCACACGGCAGGCGCGCGGCGGGACGTGGACGTCCAGGCGCTGCTCGAGGCGGCCCGTGCGGCCATCTGCGCACAACCTCCGCGCGGGCGAGAGGCGCTTGCCGCCGTCAGTGCGCTCGCGCCTTTCGCAGAGGCCGTCTCCGCGACGGAGGCCGTCGACCTGCTGGAGCGCGCGTCTGCGTTTGGCCAGGTCAATGTGCTCGACGCCGTGTGGGACGCGTTCGACGGCGATTTCGCCTACACCGGCTGGGCGCTCGCGCTCGCGCTGCGGTGCGCAAACGAGGACGCCGCGCGCGACCTTCTCTCCCGCGGCGTCGACCTCCTGGGAGACTTCCGCAAGCCGCGCAAGCTGCGTGCGCTCATGCCGCACGAGGGCACGTTCACGCGCTTCGATCTCACGCGAGAAAGCCCCACGCTCTTCCTCAACAACATGGATCACACCGTCTCGACCGAGGTGTTCGAGCCGTTCGGCGGCGTGGAGCAGCTCGCGGGCAAGCCGTACGCACGCAAGACCAGCGTGGCGAACGCGTGCGCGTGCGTCTTTCGCCTCGCGCAGGACGGCCTGTTCGACGCGACCGCGTTCGACGACCTGTTCCGCGCCGCCGTCGTGAGGGCCTGGCACGCGCTGCGCCACCCCACAAGCCGCGACCCCCAGACGGCCGAGGCCTGCTTCGGCCTCGGGCGCCGCATGCTCGCCCTCCACCGCGAGCGCGGCATGGGCGACGCCAACGTCGAGCTCGTGCTCGGCAACCTCGTCGTGCCGCGCGCGGACCGCTCCGTCATCGGCTTCGTCTGCAAGAACGCGCCGGACGTCTTCCTCGGCCGGATGATGGCCCTCGACTGGCTGCGCGCGGACGTCGAACTCCTGAGCGCCATGGTCCCGCTGCTCAGCCCCGGCACCCCCGCGCAGAACGCGGAGCTCCTTCGCATCATGGCAGCCGCCGGGCACATGCCAGAGCTCCAGACCGTGGCCGCCTGGCCCCACGCACTCGACCCGGCAAGCGCCGACGCCGCGATCCAGGCCGCGTCAGCAGCCGGCCATGCGGAGGCCGCTGCGTGGCTCCTCGCCCGCAAGCAGGGCGTACCCGCACACGCCGCCACGGGCGAGAAGGACGTTCGCCCCACAGCCGCGCCACACATCGATTCCCCAACCGTCACCCTGTCGCGACACGCCGGTGCCGCCGCTGCACCTTCGTCGTACCCCGCCACCACAACCACTCCCACTCCCACGACGCCTGGCGCCGCGGACGGCCACCGTTTTGAGCGAGAGGACCTTGCCCGACGCGTCGTCGACCTCGCGCGCGGCCTCATCGTCGCGGAAAACCCGTTCCTCGCCTCGTCGTTTGCCCTGCTAGACCTCGTGCCCGTGCACATGGGCGCCGCGTTCGCCACAGACGGGCGCGCCGTGAGCTTCGACGTGGACCAGGCGCTCGCCGCGTTCACCGCCACGCGCGAGGCCCCAACGCACGACCTCATGCACGTGTTGGTCCACTGCCTCATGCTCCATCCCTTCGTCGGCGCGACCGTCGACCGCGCCGCCTGGGACCTCGCGTCGGACATCGTGGCCGAGGCCCTTGCCGCGGAGGTAGTCGGCCCGCGCGACAATGACCGGGGCCGTCGCATAGAGGCGGCGCTCGACCTCATCGAGTCCACGCTCGGCGCGCGCGTCACCACGGAGCGCCTGTACCACGCCCTCCGCCGCGGCGCGTTCCAGAACGCGCGCGCGGATTGGCAGCGTCTCTTCCTCGTGGACGACCATGCGTCGTGGTACCCCGCGCATTCCCCGCAGTCCCCCGCGCAGTCAGGCGCGGCCGAGAAGGACGAGGGCAACGCGAGCGAAGGCGCCAGCCAGGGTTCCGGTCCGACGGACCCGCAGGCCGGCGGCTCCACGCAAGCCGCGGACGCGGACGCCAGCCAAGGTGCCGAACCTGCAGAAACGCGACGCTCTGATCCCGACGGCTCCAGTGATCGCGCGCCGCAGCCGGCCGCCTCCGACTACCGCGACGGCGTCTTGGACGGCACGGACGCCGGCTCGCGCAGCGCCCGCCAGGCGGAGGAGGCGTGGCGCCGCGAGGCGAAGTCCATCCGCGTCAACCTGCAGACGCTCTCGCGCAAGAGGGGCTCCAAGCTCGGGCGCTTCGTGGGCGAGCTCGAGGTGAGCACGCACGAGCAGGTCGACTACCGCGACTTCCTGCGGCAGTTTGCCGTGCAGAGCGAGGAGATGCGCCTGTCCGACGACGAGTTCGACTACGTGTTCTACACGTACGGGCTGTCGCTGTACGGCAACATGCCGCTCGTCGAGCCTTTGGAGTACCGCGACGAGAAGCGTATCCGTGACTTCGTGATCGTGATCGACACGTCGAGCTCCGTCACGCAGGACGTGGTGCAGCAGTTCGTGAACACCACGTTCGACGTGCTCACGAGCGAGTCCAGCTTCTTCCAGAAGGTAAACGTCCACATCATCCAGGCCGACCAGCGCGTCCAGAGCGACACCAAAATCACGTCGCTTGCGGAGCTCGACCGCTGGCGTCGCGACATCAGGCTGTTCGGCTTCGGCGGCACGGACTTCCGTCTCGCGTTCACGTACGTGAACGACCTCCTGGCTGCCGGCGAGTTCGACGACCTTTCCGGCCTCATCTACTTCACGGACGGCTGGGGCATCTACCCCGACCGCATGCCGCCATACAAGACGACGTTCGTGTTCTACGACGAGGACCACCGGCCGGAGCTCGTGCCCGCGTGGGCCATGCAGATCACGCTGCATCCGGGCGAGTTCGAGTCCATGTCCGTGTACTAG
- a CDS encoding DNA-deoxyinosine glycosylase: protein MAAPKGPATHVDSPLEPVFDAHSRVLMLGTMPSPKSREVGYHYGNPQNRFWRVMAAICGEEPPTCREECRALALLHHFALDDVLRSCTIVGASDASIRDAVPNDLRARVLDHAPIRAIFCTGAASHRLYRRYIEPELGIPATRLPSTSPANASWSLPRLVEAYGVVKRYLQE, encoded by the coding sequence GTGGCGGCGCCCAAGGGGCCCGCGACGCACGTGGACTCCCCGCTGGAGCCGGTGTTCGACGCGCACAGCCGCGTGCTGATGCTCGGCACGATGCCGAGCCCGAAGTCTCGCGAGGTGGGCTACCACTACGGCAACCCGCAGAACCGCTTCTGGCGCGTGATGGCCGCGATCTGCGGAGAAGAGCCGCCCACGTGCCGGGAGGAGTGCCGCGCCCTCGCGCTTCTCCACCACTTCGCCCTGGACGACGTGCTCAGGAGCTGCACCATCGTGGGGGCGAGCGACGCGTCGATCCGCGACGCCGTCCCAAACGACCTGCGCGCCCGCGTGCTTGACCACGCGCCCATACGGGCGATCTTCTGCACGGGCGCGGCGTCGCACAGGCTGTACCGTCGCTACATAGAGCCCGAGCTGGGCATTCCCGCCACGAGGCTTCCGTCCACGAGTCCGGCCAACGCCAGCTGGAGCTTGCCGAGGCTCGTGGAGGCGTATGGCGTCGTGAAAAGGTATCTGCAAGAATAG
- a CDS encoding AAA family ATPase: MNIQQATRQIEGAVRAYLSKDEHGIYRIPTQMQRPIIMMGPPGIGKTAIVSQIADRLGVNFVSYSITHHTRQSALGLPYIAESEYGGRTYKVSRYTMSEIIAAAYDAIEKSGIPEGILFLDEVNCASETLMPAMLQFLQYKTFGQHRLPAGWVIVTAGNPPEYNRAAREFDPAMMDRLKRIDVEPDLDVWMDYAVSHGVHPAITTYLANKPKSFYHVRAGVNGARMVTARGWEDLSRMIVAYGHEGLTVDQDLVAQYLQDREVAEDFGLYLELFSKYEDDYKVEQILAGDAVEKILARASSAPFDERIALVNLLLDALLQRVHDAQSRGEALERASREVDDATDELLGPQTAAQAAAERICTKAAQAAADARAKGTADTSRQLVLAECAEALDSVRAEVGRWALGTAAGAPATALDAARSVLAARRDALASDLAEASSQLDHALDFLDAAFGADAQETVVFATHLAVDPAFMAFASAHASTKLAEHGRALMFHERGLDLLKQADALERS; the protein is encoded by the coding sequence ATGAACATCCAGCAGGCAACCAGGCAGATCGAGGGCGCGGTGCGCGCGTACCTCAGCAAGGACGAGCACGGGATCTACCGCATCCCCACGCAGATGCAGCGCCCCATCATCATGATGGGCCCCCCGGGCATCGGCAAGACGGCCATCGTCAGCCAGATCGCGGACCGCCTCGGCGTCAACTTCGTCAGCTACTCGATCACGCACCACACGCGCCAGAGCGCGCTCGGACTGCCGTACATCGCAGAGAGCGAGTACGGCGGACGCACGTACAAGGTCAGCCGCTACACCATGAGCGAGATCATCGCCGCCGCGTACGATGCAATCGAGAAGAGCGGCATCCCGGAGGGCATCCTCTTTCTGGACGAGGTCAACTGCGCGTCGGAGACCCTTATGCCCGCCATGCTGCAGTTTCTGCAGTACAAGACGTTCGGCCAGCACCGCCTGCCCGCGGGCTGGGTCATCGTCACGGCCGGCAACCCGCCGGAGTACAACCGCGCCGCGCGCGAGTTCGACCCTGCCATGATGGACCGCCTGAAGCGCATCGACGTCGAACCCGACCTCGACGTGTGGATGGACTACGCCGTCAGCCACGGCGTCCACCCCGCCATCACCACCTACCTCGCGAACAAGCCCAAGAGCTTCTACCACGTGCGCGCGGGCGTCAACGGCGCGCGCATGGTCACGGCGCGCGGCTGGGAGGACCTCTCGCGCATGATCGTCGCGTATGGCCACGAGGGCCTGACCGTCGACCAGGACCTCGTGGCCCAGTACCTGCAAGACAGGGAGGTCGCGGAGGACTTCGGCCTCTACCTCGAGCTCTTCAGCAAGTACGAGGACGACTACAAGGTCGAGCAGATCCTTGCGGGCGACGCGGTCGAGAAGATCCTCGCCCGTGCCTCCAGCGCGCCCTTCGACGAGCGCATCGCCTTGGTGAACCTCCTTCTGGACGCGCTGCTCCAGCGCGTGCACGACGCCCAGTCGCGCGGCGAGGCGCTCGAGCGGGCCAGTCGCGAGGTGGACGACGCCACGGACGAGCTCCTCGGTCCCCAGACGGCCGCCCAGGCGGCGGCGGAGCGCATCTGCACGAAGGCGGCCCAGGCCGCGGCAGACGCGCGCGCCAAGGGCACGGCGGACACGTCGCGCCAGCTCGTGCTCGCGGAGTGCGCGGAGGCCCTGGACAGCGTGAGGGCGGAGGTCGGCCGCTGGGCCCTGGGCACGGCCGCGGGAGCCCCCGCCACGGCGCTCGACGCCGCGCGCTCCGTGCTCGCCGCGCGGCGCGACGCCCTCGCGTCAGACCTCGCAGAGGCATCGTCCCAGCTCGACCACGCGCTCGACTTCCTGGACGCCGCGTTCGGCGCGGACGCGCAGGAGACCGTCGTGTTCGCGACGCACCTCGCGGTCGACCCGGCGTTCATGGCGTTCGCATCCGCGCACGCGTCCACCAAGCTCGCGGAGCACGGCCGCGCGCTCATGTTCCACGAGCGCGGGCTCGACCTCCTGAAGCAGGCGGACGCGCTCGAGCGCAGCTAG